In the genome of Candidatus Zixiibacteriota bacterium, one region contains:
- the rpsL gene encoding 30S ribosomal protein S12 produces the protein MPTINQLIRKGRKRVFEAAKTPALKGSPQKRGVCTRVYTSTPKKPNSALRKVARVRLTNQMEVTAYIPGEGHNLQEHSIVLIRGGRIKDLPGVRYHIIRGTMDTSGVADRKQSRSKYGTKRPKA, from the coding sequence TTGCCGACCATAAACCAGTTGATCCGCAAAGGCCGCAAAAGAGTTTTTGAGGCGGCCAAAACACCGGCCTTGAAAGGTTCGCCCCAGAAGCGTGGCGTCTGCACTCGCGTGTACACGTCAACACCCAAGAAACCCAACTCCGCACTGCGGAAAGTGGCCAGGGTAAGGCTGACCAATCAGATGGAAGTAACTGCTTACATCCCCGGTGAGGGTCACAATCTGCAAGAGCACTCCATAGTGCTCATTCGCGGCGGCCGTATCAAGGACTTGCCGGGTGTGCGATATCACATCATTCGCGGCACGATGGATACCTCGGGCGTCGCCGATCGGAAGCAGAGTCGGTCAAAATACGGCACCAAGCGGCCGAAAGCATAG
- the rpsG gene encoding 30S ribosomal protein S7, with protein sequence MSRRTKAEKRPTLLDFKYGDRLVTLFVSCLMKRGKRSVAESILYNAMDSVEKKTGQPGLELFHKAVNNVKPVLEVKSRRVGGATYQVPVEVRADRRTALAIRWLILYSAARSGKTMGEKLAAEFMAAANNEGASIKKKEDTHKMAEANKAFAHFKW encoded by the coding sequence ATGTCCAGACGAACCAAAGCCGAAAAGCGCCCCACACTACTTGACTTCAAGTACGGCGATAGATTAGTGACACTGTTTGTCTCCTGTCTGATGAAGCGAGGCAAACGGTCGGTGGCCGAGAGTATTTTGTACAACGCCATGGACTCAGTCGAGAAAAAGACCGGTCAGCCCGGGCTCGAACTGTTTCACAAGGCGGTCAACAATGTCAAGCCGGTTCTCGAAGTGAAATCCCGCCGCGTCGGTGGCGCCACTTATCAGGTCCCGGTCGAAGTACGGGCCGACCGGCGCACCGCCTTGGCCATCCGCTGGCTGATTTTGTATTCGGCTGCTCGCAGCGGCAAAACAATGGGTGAAAAACTGGCGGCCGAGTTTATGGCGGCTGCCAATAACGAAGGCGCATCGATTAAGAAGAAGGAGGACACGCACAAGATGGCCGAAGCCAACAAGGCTTTCGCCCACTTTAAATGGTAG